Proteins co-encoded in one bacterium genomic window:
- a CDS encoding flagellar motor protein: MDRLVLTGLLLGAGALFGTQILEGGHPAALAQGPAAVIVGLGTLGATLLSTTHDALAAARRELRLVLVRPSDHRGVLPTRFRDLALVARKEGLIALERQLAQQPTPFMRRALRHVIDGCDELQLRAVLRSDVEGRERNRLTGASVFETAGGYAPTMGILGAVLGLVRAMEALSDPDALGQGIAVAFIATIYGVGLANLVLLPVATRIRGQVEARSAEDEMVIEGALALQAGLPPRAIERLLRAHLTDEVSS; this comes from the coding sequence ATGGATCGACTCGTCCTCACCGGCCTGCTCCTCGGCGCAGGCGCCCTGTTCGGCACGCAGATCCTCGAAGGGGGACATCCGGCCGCGCTCGCCCAGGGGCCCGCCGCCGTCATCGTCGGCCTCGGCACCCTCGGCGCGACGCTGCTCTCCACGACCCACGACGCCCTCGCGGCGGCACGCCGCGAGCTTCGGCTCGTCCTCGTCCGCCCGAGCGATCACCGTGGCGTCCTTCCGACCCGATTCCGGGACCTCGCGCTGGTCGCGCGCAAGGAGGGCCTGATCGCGCTCGAGCGGCAGCTCGCTCAGCAGCCGACCCCGTTCATGCGTCGCGCCCTGCGACACGTGATCGACGGCTGCGACGAGCTCCAGCTGCGCGCCGTCCTTCGCTCCGACGTCGAGGGGCGCGAACGCAATCGCCTGACGGGCGCCTCGGTCTTCGAGACCGCGGGCGGATACGCACCGACGATGGGCATCCTCGGCGCCGTCCTCGGTCTGGTGCGTGCGATGGAGGCGCTCTCGGACCCCGATGCACTCGGGCAGGGAATCGCGGTCGCCTTCATCGCGACGATCTACGGCGTGGGCCTGGCCAACCTGGTGCTGCTGCCGGTCGCCACCCGGATCCGAGGCCAGGTCGAGGCCCGCTCGGCGGAGGACGAGATGGTGATCGAGGGCGCGCTCGCCCTGCAGGCGGGCCTGCCCCCGCGCGCGATCGAAAGGCTCCTCCGCGCCCACCTGACGGACGAGGTGTCCTCGTGA